A region from the Nostoc sp. HK-01 genome encodes:
- the nusB gene encoding transcription termination factor has product MQDRKPQQIARELALLSLSQLPVNPKKLTEEHLPKLVLATVRTLRAEVQDTLDNAAAELQRSNDRLLTSQTRASDMNTARTMLQEAITYTQTAINQLGAAVEFPELIQLANQDREVGRYAIQIVKTVNEHRIFIDEQISAALVDWQVNRLAQIDRDILRIAVAEMGFLNLPDSVAINEAVVLAKRYSGDEGHRFINGVLRRFTEQKKLPSVLS; this is encoded by the coding sequence ATGCAAGACCGCAAACCTCAACAAATTGCTCGTGAACTGGCGCTGTTAAGTCTCAGCCAGCTACCAGTCAACCCAAAAAAATTAACCGAGGAACATCTGCCCAAATTGGTATTAGCCACTGTGCGAACCCTGAGAGCAGAAGTTCAAGATACTTTAGATAACGCTGCTGCTGAATTGCAACGCAGTAACGATCGCCTCTTAACCAGTCAAACTCGTGCTTCAGACATGAATACCGCGAGGACTATGCTGCAAGAAGCGATCACTTACACCCAAACTGCCATTAATCAACTCGGTGCCGCAGTTGAGTTCCCAGAATTGATTCAACTGGCAAATCAAGACAGAGAAGTCGGCAGATATGCCATTCAAATTGTCAAAACAGTTAATGAACATCGTATCTTTATCGATGAACAAATATCCGCCGCTTTGGTAGATTGGCAAGTTAATCGCCTAGCTCAAATTGACCGCGATATTCTCCGCATCGCTGTGGCAGAAATGGGATTTTTAAACCTGCCTGACAGCGTGGCGATTAACGAAGCTGTGGTGTTAGCCAAACGCTACAGCGGAGATGAAGGTCATAGATTTATCAATGGAGTTCTGCGCCGATTCACCGAACAAAAAAAATTGCCCAGTGTTTTATCCTAA
- a CDS encoding putative transposase: MRPQIWQPPIELSALEQSIVKRIKRAKLFTFLRQYRHQLFDSVSIHPDEPLFQELKQRQFTSAGRAKLRERVAVEHSLSHIGRWQTDQARYVGSRKNLFDLRRTAVVHNLHVLAKIFTLTTEPSVTSS; this comes from the coding sequence ATGCGACCCCAGATATGGCAGCCGCCGATAGAGCTATCCGCATTAGAGCAAAGTATCGTCAAGCGAATTAAACGAGCAAAGCTGTTTACGTTCTTACGGCAATATCGCCATCAATTATTTGATAGTGTTTCGATTCATCCTGATGAACCATTGTTTCAGGAATTAAAACAACGTCAATTCACTTCTGCTGGTCGTGCCAAGCTCCGAGAACGTGTTGCTGTCGAGCATTCTTTATCTCATATTGGTCGCTGGCAGACAGATCAAGCTCGTTATGTTGGTTCCCGCAAAAATTTATTTGACCTTCGCCGTACTGCCGTCGTCCATAATCTTCATGTCCTTGCAAAAATTTTTACTCTCACTACTGAGCCATCTGTTACTTCATCTTGA
- a CDS encoding integral membrane sensor signal transduction histidine kinase, protein MYTPQKLRVTPSQLVAITVLLTLLLFIPQIWLNWQAYYNFNNLTQNEFRLQKLSDEIIYLDEVLTMSARMNAATGNLMWEKRYRQFEVKLDNAIQESIKLAPQAYNSKDAEKIDVANQQLVKMEYQSFDLVKKNKQQAAQQLLSSRKYETQKQIYADGVIKRKQNISLELQQQVAKYRQKIFWAILASIISLLLLIPAWLLVLNLLREYLKVKKNAQVALEETNWILETKVAARTETLNQKNIQLEQTLQELKNTQVQLIQTEKMSSLGQLVAGVAHEINNPVNFISGNLIYAKEYTQKLVDLINLYQQEYSHNNSKITTVIKEIDLEFILEDLPKIVSSMTLGADRIREIIIILRNFSRLDEADMKPVDIHEGIDSTLIILQHQLKGKPEQKEIKIIKEYCSNSPVVECYAGGLNQVFMNIIGNAIDALREKEVEDLKQAKERNASCITIQTQVKNAESLIISIKDNGLGISEEYKNRLFDPFFTTKPVGKGTGLGLSISYQIIVDKHHGKINCISSLGEGTEFVIEIPIKQTN, encoded by the coding sequence ATGTATACACCTCAAAAACTAAGAGTTACGCCTTCGCAACTAGTAGCTATCACAGTACTATTAACATTACTCTTATTTATTCCTCAAATTTGGCTTAATTGGCAAGCGTATTATAATTTCAATAATCTGACTCAAAATGAATTTAGATTACAGAAATTGAGCGATGAAATTATTTATCTTGATGAAGTATTAACCATGTCAGCACGGATGAATGCTGCTACAGGTAACTTGATGTGGGAAAAACGCTATCGTCAATTTGAAGTAAAACTTGATAATGCTATTCAAGAATCGATTAAACTAGCGCCTCAAGCATATAACAGCAAGGATGCTGAAAAAATTGATGTTGCTAATCAGCAGTTAGTTAAAATGGAATATCAATCTTTTGATTTAGTCAAAAAGAATAAACAACAAGCAGCACAACAACTATTGTCTAGCCGCAAATATGAGACGCAAAAACAGATTTATGCTGATGGCGTTATTAAAAGAAAGCAGAATATATCACTTGAGTTACAACAACAAGTCGCCAAATATCGCCAAAAAATATTTTGGGCAATTTTAGCTTCTATTATAAGTTTATTATTGCTAATTCCTGCATGGCTTTTGGTACTTAATTTATTGCGAGAATACTTAAAAGTGAAAAAAAATGCTCAAGTTGCTTTAGAAGAAACTAATTGGATTTTAGAAACAAAAGTTGCAGCAAGAACAGAAACATTAAATCAGAAAAATATTCAATTAGAACAGACATTACAAGAACTAAAAAACACTCAGGTACAACTGATTCAAACTGAAAAAATGTCTTCACTTGGTCAGCTAGTAGCTGGTGTTGCTCATGAAATTAATAATCCGGTTAATTTTATTTCTGGCAATTTAATATATGCGAAAGAGTATACTCAGAAATTAGTAGATTTAATTAACTTATATCAACAAGAATATTCTCATAATAACTCAAAAATAACTACTGTAATTAAGGAAATAGATTTAGAATTTATTCTTGAGGATCTGCCTAAAATCGTATCTTCAATGACACTCGGCGCTGATCGTATCCGTGAGATTATAATTATCTTGCGTAACTTTTCACGTCTTGATGAAGCTGACATGAAACCTGTTGATATTCATGAAGGAATTGACAGTACTTTGATAATTTTGCAACATCAGCTAAAAGGTAAGCCGGAACAGAAAGAAATCAAAATTATTAAAGAATATTGTAGTAATTCACCTGTTGTTGAATGTTATGCAGGCGGATTAAATCAGGTATTTATGAATATTATTGGAAATGCTATTGATGCTTTACGCGAGAAGGAAGTAGAAGATTTAAAACAAGCAAAGGAACGAAATGCTAGTTGCATTACAATTCAGACTCAAGTGAAAAATGCAGAATCTTTAATAATTAGCATTAAAGATAACGGTTTAGGTATAAGTGAGGAATATAAAAATAGATTATTTGACCCATTTTTTACTACTAAACCTGTAGGCAAAGGTACAGGTTTAGGATTATCTATTAGTTATCAAATTATAGTAGATAAGCATCACGGCAAAATTAACTGTATTTCATCTCTAGGAGAAGGGACAGAATTTGTGATTGAAATTCCAATAAAGCAGACAAATTAA
- a CDS encoding family 2 glycosyl transferase: MFSIYILTYNEELDIAPCIESAMLSDDIIVVDSCSSDRTVEIASRYPIRVVQHAFESHGRQRTWMLESIPPKYEWVYILEADERMTPELFAECTQAMQNPNYIGYYVAERVMFMNRWIRHSTQYPRYQMRLFRHGKVWFTDYGHTEREVCEGATSFLKETYPHYTCGKGLSRWIEKHNRYSTDEAQETLNQLENGKVEWRDLFFGKTEVERRRALKDLSLRLPARPFLRFLYMYFLLGGCLDGRAGMAWCTLQAFYEYLILLKVWEMKYLPTPSVENIISQNENNKVVATQIAGEG, encoded by the coding sequence ATGTTCTCAATTTACATACTGACATATAACGAAGAACTAGATATTGCACCTTGTATCGAGTCGGCAATGCTATCCGATGACATTATAGTTGTGGACTCATGCAGTAGCGATCGCACTGTGGAAATCGCTAGTCGCTATCCCATTCGTGTTGTCCAACACGCTTTTGAAAGCCACGGTCGTCAACGCACTTGGATGTTAGAGTCTATACCTCCAAAATACGAGTGGGTTTACATTCTGGAAGCTGACGAGCGTATGACACCAGAACTATTTGCTGAATGCACCCAGGCGATGCAAAACCCAAACTACATTGGTTACTACGTCGCTGAACGGGTGATGTTTATGAATCGTTGGATTCGCCATAGCACCCAATATCCCCGTTATCAGATGCGTCTTTTCCGCCACGGTAAAGTCTGGTTTACAGACTACGGTCACACCGAACGGGAAGTTTGCGAAGGGGCTACTAGCTTTTTAAAAGAAACTTACCCACATTACACCTGTGGCAAAGGCTTGAGTCGTTGGATTGAAAAACACAATCGTTATTCTACAGATGAAGCTCAAGAGACATTAAATCAACTAGAAAATGGCAAAGTTGAATGGCGAGATTTATTTTTTGGCAAAACTGAAGTAGAAAGACGACGTGCTTTAAAAGATTTATCTTTACGTTTACCAGCTAGACCTTTTTTACGCTTTTTATATATGTATTTTCTTTTAGGTGGCTGCTTAGATGGTCGCGCTGGAATGGCTTGGTGTACATTACAGGCTTTTTATGAATACTTAATTTTACTGAAAGTATGGGAAATGAAGTATCTGCCTACACCTAGTGTAGAAAATATCATATCTCAAAATGAAAACAACAAGGTTGTGGCTACACAAATTGCTGGAGAAGGATGA
- a CDS encoding transposase, IS4 — protein sequence MSSSRKTNRDHAKKKQRPMMEDEVIASQLEQLLTPAITSQENYYRQLGLRDRILNLPLMVAAVLTLLWRDVAGATELTRMLAREGFLWCKPLEVSQQAISQRFLTFPAQLFERVFKDLVPKLQDSWQRRSRRKVPQSVQFTKSKFEKIWIVDCSILEALFQKLDSLKDAPPGKLAGKICTVIDLVNFLPVEIWFNENARSADTNFESDILKSADPHTLLLLDRGFYHFNFWLQLIAQKVNFITRLKKGAAIHVEQVFTDSFSLRDRLIRLGSGTKKTPFITLRLVEVRSAKTWHSYLTSVLEPTVLPPYVVADLYRRRWRIEDAFNTVKRLLGLSYLWTGSVNGVQLQIWGTWLFYAVLVDLGDAVADELSLPFDSISLEMIYRGLYHFYVAHQKGKATDPIKYFAAPENQDLGIVKRQRKPNMLLIVAPFPDQQRGTPEFFFQPPSQIPLTTASQP from the coding sequence ATGAGTAGCAGTCGTAAAACCAATCGAGATCATGCTAAAAAGAAGCAACGCCCAATGATGGAAGACGAAGTAATTGCTTCTCAACTTGAGCAGTTACTTACACCAGCAATCACTTCACAAGAAAATTACTACCGTCAACTGGGATTAAGAGACAGGATTCTCAACTTACCATTAATGGTAGCGGCAGTGCTAACTCTACTGTGGCGAGACGTGGCGGGAGCCACAGAATTAACCAGAATGTTAGCACGAGAAGGGTTTCTGTGGTGTAAACCTCTTGAGGTGAGCCAACAAGCAATATCGCAGAGATTTCTGACATTCCCAGCGCAATTATTTGAAAGAGTTTTTAAAGATTTAGTCCCAAAATTACAAGATTCTTGGCAAAGAAGAAGTAGGCGAAAAGTCCCCCAAAGTGTTCAATTCACTAAGTCAAAATTTGAAAAAATTTGGATAGTAGATTGTTCAATTTTGGAAGCTTTATTTCAGAAGCTTGACAGTTTAAAAGATGCTCCGCCTGGTAAATTAGCTGGAAAAATTTGTACAGTTATAGATTTAGTCAATTTTTTACCTGTAGAAATTTGGTTTAATGAGAATGCCAGAAGTGCAGATACAAATTTTGAATCAGATATTTTAAAGTCAGCAGATCCCCATACCTTACTTTTATTAGATAGAGGATTTTATCATTTTAACTTCTGGCTACAACTAATTGCACAAAAAGTGAATTTTATTACTCGGTTAAAAAAGGGAGCAGCAATTCATGTCGAGCAGGTATTTACAGATAGCTTTTCTTTACGTGACCGTCTGATACGTCTTGGCTCTGGCACTAAGAAAACTCCGTTTATTACTTTACGTCTGGTCGAAGTTCGTTCAGCTAAGACCTGGCATTCTTATTTAACAAGTGTGCTTGAACCTACAGTTTTACCACCATACGTTGTGGCTGATTTGTACCGTCGAAGATGGAGAATTGAAGATGCTTTTAATACTGTAAAGCGGCTCTTAGGTTTAAGTTATTTATGGACTGGTTCTGTTAATGGTGTTCAATTGCAGATTTGGGGTACTTGGTTATTTTATGCTGTGTTAGTTGATTTAGGTGATGCTGTCGCCGACGAACTTTCTCTACCTTTTGACTCCATTTCTCTAGAGATGATTTATCGCGGTCTTTATCATTTTTATGTTGCTCATCAAAAAGGTAAGGCAACTGACCCTATCAAATACTTTGCTGCACCAGAAAATCAAGATTTAGGCATTGTTAAACGACAACGAAAACCAAACATGTTGCTCATCGTTGCTCCTTTCCCTGATCAACAACGAGGCACACCTGAATTTTTCTTTCAGCCACCTTCTCAAATCCCCTTGACAACTGCCTCACAACCTTAA
- a CDS encoding signal recognition particle-docking protein FtsY, which yields MAFNWFRRQYNDSSDTPSENQQAENTPAPVTQPEATETSDPNPTTTPESAADLLAFAKAAYKNIQQKQQSETEETAPTPSATPETVAAVTEEVVTPVPESAVIIEAPQLEATVEEVPVTEAEITLNAEEPTSIETQPTETAALSFLERAAAERQAKQERLIASAIEVAEPELTQSATVSEATATEMPDLAFDEGFVWSAELLAAQGRRAEDISIEEITWLKKLRQGLDKTRRNILNQLKAIVGQGPLNQAAVTEIESVLLQADVGVEATDHIISALQKKLREEVTPPEEAIAYLKKLLRDMLDEPIRKSDKPSFAPEKDHLNIWLITGVNGAGKTTTIGKIAHLAQKSGYRCLIGAADTFRAAAVEQVKVWGTRSGVEVIANPGKNTDPAAVVFDAIAAAQARETELLLVDTAGRLQNKKNLMDELSKVRRIIDKKAPNAKIESLLVLDATLGQNGLRQAEVFSQAAQLSGVVLTKLDGTAKGGVALAVVQQLGLPIRFIGAGEGIEDLRPFSSYEFVEALLSG from the coding sequence ATGGCTTTTAATTGGTTTCGTCGTCAATATAACGATTCTTCTGATACCCCCTCTGAAAACCAACAGGCGGAAAATACTCCGGCACCTGTAACCCAACCAGAGGCAACCGAAACATCCGATCCTAACCCAACAACTACACCAGAATCGGCAGCAGATTTGTTGGCGTTTGCGAAAGCTGCTTATAAAAATATTCAGCAAAAACAACAATCGGAAACTGAAGAAACTGCCCCAACACCATCAGCAACACCGGAAACGGTAGCCGCAGTTACGGAAGAAGTAGTGACTCCCGTCCCCGAATCTGCGGTAATTATAGAAGCTCCACAACTAGAAGCAACTGTTGAAGAAGTACCTGTAACAGAGGCAGAAATTACACTTAATGCTGAAGAACCGACATCTATAGAAACACAGCCAACCGAGACAGCTGCATTGTCTTTTTTAGAACGAGCAGCAGCAGAACGACAAGCCAAGCAAGAGCGATTGATAGCCAGCGCCATTGAAGTAGCAGAACCGGAATTGACGCAATCGGCTACTGTTAGTGAAGCAACTGCCACAGAAATGCCAGATTTGGCATTTGATGAAGGATTTGTCTGGTCAGCGGAATTATTGGCGGCTCAAGGTAGACGAGCAGAAGATATTTCGATTGAAGAAATAACTTGGTTAAAAAAGTTACGGCAAGGATTAGATAAAACCCGGCGTAACATTCTCAATCAACTCAAAGCGATTGTTGGACAAGGGCCACTTAACCAAGCGGCGGTAACAGAAATTGAATCTGTACTTTTACAAGCCGATGTAGGTGTAGAAGCCACAGATCATATTATTAGTGCTTTACAGAAAAAATTGCGTGAAGAAGTTACGCCGCCCGAAGAAGCGATCGCTTACTTAAAAAAACTTCTGCGGGATATGTTAGATGAGCCAATCCGTAAATCTGACAAACCCAGCTTTGCCCCAGAAAAAGATCACCTAAATATTTGGTTAATTACTGGTGTCAACGGGGCAGGGAAAACCACAACTATCGGCAAAATTGCTCATTTAGCCCAAAAATCGGGCTATAGATGTTTGATTGGAGCCGCAGATACTTTCCGGGCGGCGGCTGTAGAACAGGTGAAAGTTTGGGGAACCAGAAGCGGTGTAGAAGTAATTGCCAACCCTGGTAAAAATACAGACCCTGCCGCCGTAGTATTTGATGCGATCGCCGCAGCCCAAGCCCGCGAAACAGAATTATTATTAGTTGATACCGCTGGGCGATTGCAAAATAAAAAGAACTTAATGGATGAACTGAGTAAGGTTCGCCGGATTATCGACAAAAAAGCCCCGAATGCCAAAATCGAATCTTTGTTGGTTTTAGATGCCACCCTTGGTCAAAATGGCTTGCGTCAAGCAGAAGTATTTTCCCAAGCAGCCCAACTCAGTGGTGTAGTTTTAACCAAATTGGATGGTACAGCCAAGGGCGGTGTCGCGCTGGCTGTTGTGCAGCAGTTAGGTTTACCAATTCGTTTTATTGGTGCAGGCGAAGGAATTGAAGACTTACGGCCATTTTCTAGCTACGAGTTTGTCGAGGCTCTATTGAGTGGCTAA